From one Streptomyces sp. N50 genomic stretch:
- a CDS encoding peptide ABC transporter substrate-binding protein gives MSPVRSRLLAGASLTTASLLLAGCSGSSGTSSSGSHDSIDYALPANFTPNWILPIGTAAHLNTNNISIANSLWEPLIAYDGSTGTMGWNKKGSVATAADFAADNKSVTITLGDRHWSDGKPVTSADVKFWFDLIKANKAQWAGYNPGKAPDNWTSFKTVDASHFTITFDKAYNPQWMLANELSSITPLPQHVWDKARDAKKDWTYLNNAAKNISGYATNALWKTVSGPYTVKSFSTAGKVVLAANAKYDGGEKPGIPTVNLLPFTTADAEKNALRSGSVDYGYIEATDLDQKASFTAQGYTVKPWSGWAITYMPYNFNNPSMGAVFKQLYARQAVQRSIDQSTLAKVIFNGTAVPGYGPIPQAQSSSFLSATQKSDPYPFSTSAAKSLLSRHGWSEQGGVMTCTGPGTGAAQCGAGVAKGTKFQMQVLSQSGSTVTDNMMSAIQSSLAKTGIKFSIKTAPVNSVLSQTPQCTASQSICKWQLSFFGTAGSWYFPAFPTGDSLFQTKGGANFGNYSNAEVDKLISSSTTSSSTQEIQDYSAALAKDLPVIWLPEPDYQISVVKNGLGGFTQDPLANFHPAQWKWTS, from the coding sequence ATGTCCCCTGTTCGCTCGAGACTCCTCGCCGGTGCCTCCCTGACCACGGCCTCGCTGCTGCTCGCGGGCTGTTCCGGGTCGAGCGGCACGTCGTCGTCCGGGTCGCACGACTCGATCGACTACGCGCTGCCCGCGAACTTCACCCCGAACTGGATCCTGCCGATCGGCACCGCGGCCCACCTCAACACCAACAACATCTCCATCGCGAACTCGCTGTGGGAGCCGCTGATCGCCTACGACGGCTCGACCGGGACCATGGGCTGGAACAAGAAGGGCTCGGTGGCGACCGCCGCCGACTTCGCGGCCGACAACAAGAGCGTCACGATCACCCTCGGCGACCGGCACTGGAGCGACGGGAAGCCGGTCACCTCCGCCGACGTGAAGTTCTGGTTCGACCTCATCAAGGCGAACAAGGCGCAGTGGGCGGGCTACAACCCGGGCAAGGCACCGGACAACTGGACTTCCTTCAAGACCGTGGACGCCAGTCACTTCACGATCACCTTCGACAAGGCGTACAACCCGCAGTGGATGCTGGCCAATGAGCTCAGTTCCATCACCCCGCTCCCCCAGCACGTCTGGGACAAGGCCCGGGACGCCAAGAAGGACTGGACGTACCTCAACAACGCGGCGAAGAACATCAGCGGTTACGCGACGAACGCCCTGTGGAAGACGGTCAGCGGCCCGTACACCGTGAAGTCCTTCTCCACGGCCGGCAAGGTCGTCCTGGCCGCCAACGCGAAGTACGACGGCGGGGAGAAGCCCGGCATCCCCACCGTGAACCTGCTTCCGTTCACTACGGCGGACGCCGAGAAGAACGCGCTGCGCTCAGGAAGCGTCGACTACGGCTACATCGAGGCGACCGACCTCGACCAGAAGGCGAGCTTCACCGCGCAGGGCTACACGGTGAAGCCGTGGTCGGGCTGGGCGATCACCTACATGCCGTACAACTTCAACAACCCTTCCATGGGTGCCGTGTTCAAGCAGCTCTACGCCCGGCAGGCCGTGCAGAGGTCCATCGACCAGAGCACGCTCGCGAAGGTCATCTTCAACGGCACGGCGGTGCCGGGATACGGGCCGATACCGCAGGCGCAGAGCTCGTCGTTCCTGTCGGCCACGCAGAAGTCCGACCCGTATCCGTTCTCGACCTCGGCCGCCAAGTCCCTGCTGAGCAGGCATGGTTGGAGCGAGCAGGGCGGGGTCATGACCTGCACCGGCCCGGGCACGGGTGCCGCGCAGTGCGGTGCCGGGGTCGCGAAGGGGACGAAGTTCCAGATGCAGGTGCTGTCGCAGTCCGGTTCGACGGTGACCGACAACATGATGAGCGCGATCCAGTCCTCGCTCGCGAAGACCGGCATCAAGTTCTCCATCAAGACCGCGCCGGTCAACTCCGTGCTGTCGCAGACCCCGCAGTGCACGGCCTCGCAGTCGATCTGCAAGTGGCAGCTGTCCTTCTTCGGTACGGCGGGCAGTTGGTACTTCCCCGCCTTCCCGACCGGTGACTCGCTCTTCCAGACGAAGGGCGGCGCGAACTTCGGCAACTACTCCAACGCCGAGGTCGACAAGCTCATCTCCTCGTCCACGACGTCGAGTTCGACCCAGGAGATCCAGGACTACAGCGCGGCCCTCGCCAAGGATCTGCCGGTGATCTGGCTGCCCGAGCCCGACTACCAGATCTCCGTCGTCAAGAACGGCCTCGGCGGCTTCACCCAGGACCCGCTCGCCAACTTCCACCCGGCCCAGTGGAAGTGGACCAGCTGA
- a CDS encoding ROK family transcriptional regulator has protein sequence MPEKSAHRRKSTSGVSSLAEHVLELLASGQAATRTELAELLGAAPSTISLAVGQLVSLGLVAEHGTRSSTGGRPRKVLRLGGSDGFAVAAELGGKHAHVGVVLPGGGLTDVSTVSFPTADGPEAALPGLAETLTALAERHGRERLRGVGLCLPGPVDIASGTVTLPARMPGWNKFPIRDWLTDRFEVPAAVENDANCMAVGEHTVQPAERRQSIMVKVGTGIGAGVIADGRLYRGGTGAAGEITHVRVEAAQDTPCSCGNTGCLETVASGAALVRILQGHGLAVTSTEDVVQLATDAHPETTRAVRQAGRYLGQVLAANVNFFNPDAVYLGGILSTLEPFVAAVRSQLYEGCHPLVTEHLAIERASLGADAGLVGAGQFALQRALAQALQTVTDNPGPR, from the coding sequence ATGCCTGAAAAAAGTGCGCACCGCCGGAAGAGCACCTCGGGCGTCTCCTCACTGGCCGAGCACGTCCTCGAACTCCTCGCCTCCGGGCAGGCCGCCACCCGCACCGAACTCGCCGAACTGCTCGGCGCCGCGCCCTCGACGATCTCCCTCGCCGTGGGCCAGCTGGTGTCCCTGGGTCTGGTCGCCGAGCACGGCACGCGCTCCTCCACCGGCGGCCGCCCGCGCAAGGTGCTCCGGCTGGGCGGCAGCGACGGGTTCGCGGTCGCGGCCGAGCTGGGCGGCAAGCACGCGCACGTAGGGGTCGTCCTCCCCGGCGGCGGCCTCACGGACGTCTCGACCGTGTCCTTCCCCACGGCGGACGGCCCCGAGGCCGCGCTGCCGGGCCTCGCCGAGACACTCACGGCACTCGCCGAACGCCACGGGCGCGAACGGCTCCGGGGCGTGGGCCTGTGCCTGCCCGGCCCGGTCGACATCGCCTCCGGGACCGTCACCCTGCCCGCCCGCATGCCCGGCTGGAACAAGTTCCCCATCCGCGACTGGCTCACCGACCGCTTCGAGGTCCCGGCCGCCGTCGAGAACGACGCCAACTGCATGGCCGTGGGCGAACACACCGTCCAGCCCGCCGAACGCCGCCAGTCGATCATGGTCAAGGTCGGCACCGGCATCGGCGCGGGAGTCATCGCCGACGGCCGCCTCTACCGCGGCGGCACCGGCGCGGCAGGCGAGATCACCCACGTCCGCGTCGAGGCCGCCCAGGACACCCCCTGCTCCTGCGGCAACACCGGCTGCCTGGAAACCGTCGCGTCAGGCGCCGCCCTGGTCCGCATCCTGCAAGGTCACGGCCTCGCCGTGACCTCCACCGAAGACGTCGTCCAACTCGCCACCGACGCCCACCCCGAAACAACCCGAGCAGTCCGCCAGGCCGGCCGCTACCTAGGCCAGGTCCTCGCGGCCAACGTCAACTTCTTCAACCCCGACGCCGTGTATCTGGGCGGCATCCTCTCCACCCTGGAACCTTTCGTAGCGGCAGTACGCAGCCAGTTGTACGAGGGCTGCCACCCCCTGGTCACCGAGCACTTGGCGATCGAGCGCGCGAGCTTGGGCGCGGACGCGGGCCTGGTGGGCGCAGGCCAGTTCGCCCTACAACGGGCCTTGGCCCAGGCACTCCAAACGGTCACAGACAACCCCGGGCCGCGGTAG
- a CDS encoding M81 family metallopeptidase — protein sequence MSSSRPVIAIAGLGIESSTFSPARTEAPAFHPQRGPEVLTRYPFLAPGTPLREAADWQGALVGKALPGGTVTATAFTELTDELITRLSELGPVDGLWYDIHGAMTVEGMDDAEAQLLARIRETIGPHTLVSTSMDLHGNVSRDLVHQSDLITCYRMAPHEDAMDTKERAARNLVDLLTSGAPRPVKAWIPVPVLLAGEQTSTRIEPAKSVYAAVEKVEATEGVTDAAIWVGYAWADEPRNRAAVVVTGPSTAQVTAGAEQLARGFWEARHDFEFVAPTGTLHDCLDEALASPARPYFISDTGDNPTAGGAGDVTWGLQQVLERPEFKDQDGPTVIYASLPGPAAVETAERAGAGATVTVTAGAEVDDRHASPLTLTGVVHSIRHGDRDAETEVVLRVGSVHVILTRLRKPYHHEHDFTDLELDPRSADLVLVKIGYLEPELFAMAADWKMALTPGGVDQDLTRLGHHRIRRPLFPFDRDMPDPDLTARVISPSDEPLSGADE from the coding sequence ATGTCTTCTTCTCGTCCTGTCATCGCCATCGCAGGCCTAGGCATCGAATCCTCAACCTTCTCCCCGGCCCGCACAGAAGCCCCGGCCTTCCACCCCCAACGAGGCCCCGAAGTCCTCACCCGCTACCCCTTCCTGGCCCCCGGCACCCCCCTCAGGGAAGCCGCAGACTGGCAAGGCGCCCTTGTAGGCAAGGCCCTCCCCGGCGGCACCGTAACGGCCACCGCGTTCACCGAACTCACCGACGAACTCATCACCCGCCTAAGCGAGTTGGGCCCCGTAGACGGCCTCTGGTACGACATCCACGGCGCGATGACAGTAGAGGGCATGGACGACGCCGAAGCCCAACTCCTCGCCCGCATCAGGGAAACCATCGGCCCGCACACCCTCGTGTCCACCTCGATGGACCTGCACGGCAACGTCTCCCGCGACCTGGTCCACCAGAGCGACCTGATCACCTGCTACCGCATGGCACCCCACGAGGACGCCATGGACACCAAGGAACGCGCCGCCCGCAACCTCGTAGACCTCCTGACAAGCGGCGCACCCCGCCCGGTCAAGGCCTGGATCCCGGTCCCGGTCCTCCTCGCCGGCGAACAGACCTCCACCCGCATCGAACCGGCGAAGAGCGTCTACGCGGCCGTAGAAAAGGTAGAGGCAACCGAGGGAGTCACCGACGCGGCGATCTGGGTCGGCTACGCCTGGGCGGACGAGCCCCGCAACCGCGCCGCAGTCGTCGTAACCGGCCCGTCAACCGCCCAAGTCACCGCAGGCGCCGAACAGTTGGCCCGAGGCTTCTGGGAGGCAAGGCACGACTTCGAGTTCGTGGCCCCGACCGGCACGCTCCACGACTGCCTAGACGAAGCCCTGGCCTCGCCCGCCCGCCCGTACTTCATCAGCGACACCGGCGACAACCCGACCGCCGGCGGCGCGGGCGACGTCACCTGGGGCCTCCAACAGGTCCTGGAACGACCGGAGTTCAAGGACCAGGACGGCCCGACGGTCATCTACGCCTCGCTGCCCGGACCAGCCGCCGTAGAGACAGCGGAGCGCGCCGGTGCAGGCGCCACCGTCACCGTCACGGCGGGCGCCGAGGTGGACGACCGCCACGCAAGCCCCCTCACCCTCACCGGAGTTGTCCACTCGATCCGGCACGGTGACCGGGACGCCGAGACCGAGGTCGTCCTCAGGGTCGGCAGCGTGCACGTCATCCTGACCCGGCTCCGGAAGCCGTACCACCACGAACACGACTTCACCGACCTGGAGTTGGACCCGCGCTCCGCCGACCTCGTGCTCGTCAAGATCGGCTATCTCGAACCCGAACTCTTCGCGATGGCCGCCGACTGGAAGATGGCCCTCACCCCGGGCGGGGTCGACCAGGACCTGACCCGGCTCGGGCATCACCGCATCCGGCGGCCCCTGTTCCCCTTCGACCGGGACATGCCCGACCCGGACCTCACGGCCCGGGTCATCAGCCCCTCCGACGAACCGCTCAGTGGGGCGGACGAGTGA
- a CDS encoding GTP-binding protein: protein MAGSDTIAPAPAPPETVKILIAGGFGVGKTTMVGSVSEIAPLRTEEPLTVAGLAVDDLDGIEEKRATTVALDFGRITIGQDLVLYLFGTPGQQRFWFMWNDLALGALGAVVLIDVRRPKSSFAAVDFFERRGIPFVVGVNGFYGEHPYPAEAVREALALPEDVRVLLCDARERDSCRNVLIALLDQLIAAAIEDGGGGKLTRPPH from the coding sequence TTGGCCGGCTCTGACACCATCGCTCCGGCACCCGCGCCGCCCGAGACGGTCAAGATCCTGATCGCGGGGGGCTTCGGCGTCGGCAAGACCACCATGGTCGGTTCGGTGAGCGAGATCGCGCCCCTGCGCACCGAGGAACCGCTCACCGTCGCGGGCCTCGCCGTCGACGACCTCGACGGCATCGAGGAGAAACGGGCCACCACCGTGGCCCTGGACTTCGGCCGCATCACCATCGGCCAGGACCTGGTGCTCTACCTGTTCGGCACCCCGGGCCAGCAGCGCTTCTGGTTCATGTGGAACGACCTGGCCCTCGGCGCGCTCGGCGCGGTGGTCCTCATCGACGTCCGCCGCCCGAAGTCCAGCTTCGCGGCCGTCGACTTCTTCGAACGCCGTGGCATCCCGTTCGTGGTGGGCGTGAACGGCTTCTACGGCGAACACCCCTACCCGGCGGAGGCGGTGCGCGAGGCGCTGGCCCTCCCGGAGGACGTCCGCGTGCTGCTCTGCGACGCCCGAGAGCGCGACTCGTGCCGGAACGTACTGATCGCGCTGCTCGACCAGTTGATCGCCGCCGCCATCGAGGACGGGGGCGGCGGCAAGCTCACTCGTCCGCCCCACTGA
- a CDS encoding DUF742 domain-containing protein, protein MSGGDAAGRLVRPFTLTGGRTRPSRADFTLITTVTAVDPAPARAPRPQPEQSRILRLCAEPLAVAEVAALVDLPVSVVVIMLCDLLEAGLITARPPHPVSRTSPDMDLLQKVREGLGRL, encoded by the coding sequence GTGAGCGGTGGCGACGCGGCGGGACGGCTCGTACGGCCGTTCACGCTGACCGGTGGCAGAACCCGGCCCAGCCGCGCCGATTTCACCCTCATCACCACGGTGACCGCGGTCGATCCGGCGCCCGCGCGGGCGCCCCGGCCGCAGCCGGAGCAGTCCCGCATCCTGCGGCTGTGCGCCGAGCCGCTGGCGGTGGCGGAGGTCGCCGCTCTCGTCGACCTTCCGGTGAGCGTGGTAGTGATCATGCTCTGCGATCTGCTGGAGGCGGGCCTGATCACGGCCCGGCCGCCGCACCCGGTCTCCCGTACCAGCCCGGACATGGACCTGCTGCAGAAAGTGAGGGAGGGCCTTGGCCGGCTCTGA
- a CDS encoding roadblock/LC7 domain-containing protein — protein sequence MTRPVPATHTQLDQLLTGLVDRVAEVNQAVVLSEDGLVVSKSTGFLRDDAERLAATASGLMSLSKGVSMDFRGGPVRQALIEMANSYLILTSAGPGAHLVVLTGPGADVGVVAYQMNMLVKKIGEHLSAAPRAGVGPTAGSGE from the coding sequence ATGACACGACCCGTCCCCGCCACGCACACCCAGCTCGACCAGTTGCTCACCGGACTCGTGGACCGGGTGGCCGAGGTGAACCAGGCCGTCGTGCTGTCCGAGGACGGGCTGGTCGTCAGCAAGTCCACCGGGTTCCTGCGCGACGACGCCGAGCGGCTCGCGGCCACCGCGTCCGGGCTGATGAGCCTCAGCAAGGGGGTCAGCATGGACTTCCGGGGCGGCCCGGTGCGCCAGGCGCTGATCGAGATGGCGAACAGCTATCTCATCCTCACCTCGGCGGGCCCCGGCGCCCACCTGGTCGTCCTGACCGGTCCGGGCGCGGACGTCGGGGTCGTGGCGTACCAGATGAACATGCTGGTGAAGAAGATAGGCGAGCATCTCAGCGCCGCGCCGCGGGCGGGCGTCGGCCCCACGGCCGGCTCCGGCGAGTGA
- a CDS encoding nitrate- and nitrite sensing domain-containing protein: MSPRTGARRRVGSIRLSLILLALVPSVTLAAMWGVTTTQMFAEGLRLRSQTELSRSTGAMGTEAALALQKERSLSAAWMAYPHGSEAALETQRAATDKAVAQLVAQSGAIKKAPSRIRDRMYSVVASVDSLEYYRDQVDNPTDITPQQVLDQYTAIIDDQIQAFQELSQVDDGDLTSQAEPLVALEHGAELVSQEDAQLTLAWHSGHLDNASWEQFAELVHARRWLVEDQIATGFQGATKTRIEHILQSVEWSTLESTEDAVLRAGTAGKADPDDGTAGRIVLPAEQKQWNAALSEVADQYEALIRQQTSGLLDRSSDKAHNLLVTAASLSAGGLAALLLCVGMSWRITRSLSRRLRGLKAATLGLAEDRLPDVVARLNRGEKIDVESATPPLDYGNDELGQVAQAFNTAQRTAVHTAVELADTRRGFQKVILGIARQSQNLVNLQLTKLDQLERRHDDPEVLRGLYELDSTASQLRRYEENLVVISGEQPRRSWTEPVALIDILRSAVGEVAEYQRVEVHTEEEVCLAPPAVADVIHLLAELIDNATVYSPAPSPVGVRAAMVAKGLVIEVEDRGLGMSEEDYASLNGQLAVAPQFDVVALADDLRLGMFVIARLATRHGIAVTLRSSPYGGTTAIVLIPHEIVVPEPLDESPRGAARTAGAEAVVAEKAAVSASSTTLADRAVDAPSPAPEARPVVPPARSPESESVTAGLGGLTPLPRRVPQTSLASELREEAGAVEEDTELEDFTAERAASSLAGFQRGTFQARDSIDDDAPSQYDREEAAASPNPPADRS, from the coding sequence ATGTCTCCACGGACAGGTGCCCGGCGCCGCGTCGGTTCCATACGTCTTTCCCTGATCCTGCTCGCCCTGGTCCCCAGCGTCACGCTGGCCGCCATGTGGGGCGTGACGACGACCCAGATGTTCGCGGAGGGGCTACGGCTGCGCTCACAGACGGAGTTGAGCAGGTCCACCGGCGCCATGGGCACCGAGGCCGCGCTCGCGCTGCAGAAGGAGCGCAGTCTCTCGGCGGCCTGGATGGCGTATCCGCACGGCTCCGAGGCCGCGTTGGAGACCCAGCGCGCGGCGACGGACAAGGCGGTGGCCCAACTCGTGGCCCAGTCGGGGGCGATCAAGAAGGCGCCGTCCCGGATCAGGGACCGGATGTACTCGGTCGTCGCGTCGGTCGACAGCCTGGAGTACTACCGGGACCAGGTGGACAACCCCACCGACATCACGCCCCAGCAGGTGCTGGACCAGTACACCGCGATCATCGACGACCAGATCCAGGCCTTCCAGGAGCTGTCCCAGGTCGACGACGGCGACCTCACCTCGCAGGCGGAGCCGCTCGTCGCGCTGGAGCACGGCGCCGAGCTGGTCTCCCAGGAGGACGCGCAGCTGACGCTGGCCTGGCACTCCGGGCACCTCGACAACGCGTCGTGGGAGCAGTTCGCCGAGCTGGTGCACGCCCGGCGCTGGCTGGTCGAGGACCAGATCGCCACCGGGTTCCAGGGCGCCACCAAGACGCGGATCGAGCACATTCTGCAGAGCGTCGAGTGGAGCACCCTGGAGTCCACCGAGGACGCGGTGCTCAGGGCCGGCACGGCGGGCAAGGCGGATCCGGACGACGGCACGGCCGGCCGGATCGTCCTGCCCGCCGAGCAGAAGCAGTGGAACGCGGCGCTCTCCGAAGTCGCCGACCAGTACGAGGCGTTGATCAGGCAGCAGACGTCCGGACTCCTCGACCGCAGCTCCGACAAGGCGCACAACCTCCTCGTCACGGCCGCCTCCCTGAGCGCGGGCGGACTCGCCGCCCTGCTGCTGTGCGTCGGCATGTCGTGGCGGATCACCCGCTCCCTGTCCCGCCGGCTGCGCGGCCTGAAGGCGGCCACGCTCGGCCTGGCCGAGGACCGCCTCCCGGACGTGGTCGCCCGGTTGAACCGGGGCGAGAAGATCGACGTGGAGTCGGCGACCCCGCCCCTGGACTACGGGAACGACGAACTCGGCCAGGTGGCCCAGGCGTTCAACACCGCGCAGCGCACCGCCGTGCACACCGCGGTCGAACTCGCCGACACCCGGCGGGGTTTCCAGAAGGTCATCCTCGGCATCGCCCGGCAGAGCCAGAACCTGGTCAACCTCCAGCTCACCAAGCTCGACCAGCTGGAGCGCCGGCACGACGACCCCGAGGTCCTGCGCGGCCTGTACGAACTGGACTCCACCGCGAGCCAGTTGCGCCGCTACGAGGAGAACCTCGTCGTCATCAGCGGCGAGCAGCCGCGCCGCAGCTGGACCGAGCCGGTCGCCCTGATCGACATCCTGCGCAGCGCCGTCGGTGAGGTCGCCGAGTACCAGCGGGTGGAGGTGCACACCGAGGAGGAGGTGTGCCTGGCGCCGCCCGCGGTCGCCGACGTGATCCACCTGCTGGCCGAGCTGATCGACAACGCGACGGTGTACTCCCCCGCGCCGAGCCCGGTCGGGGTGCGTGCCGCGATGGTCGCCAAGGGACTCGTCATCGAGGTCGAGGACCGCGGCCTCGGCATGTCGGAGGAGGACTACGCCTCGCTCAACGGACAGCTGGCGGTGGCCCCGCAGTTCGACGTGGTCGCCCTCGCCGACGACCTCCGCCTCGGCATGTTCGTGATCGCCCGGCTCGCCACCCGGCACGGCATCGCGGTGACCCTGCGCTCCTCGCCGTACGGCGGCACGACCGCGATCGTGCTCATCCCGCACGAGATCGTCGTACCCGAGCCACTCGACGAGTCCCCTCGGGGCGCCGCGCGAACCGCCGGTGCCGAGGCCGTCGTAGCGGAGAAGGCGGCCGTCTCCGCGTCGTCAACCACCTTGGCCGACAGGGCGGTTGACGCACCGAGCCCCGCGCCCGAGGCCCGCCCCGTCGTCCCCCCGGCGCGGTCGCCGGAGTCGGAGTCGGTGACGGCCGGGCTCGGTGGGCTCACCCCCTTGCCGCGGCGGGTGCCGCAGACCAGTCTGGCCAGTGAGTTGCGGGAGGAGGCCGGGGCGGTCGAGGAGGACACGGAGCTGGAAGACTTCACCGCGGAGCGTGCGGCATCCTCGCTGGCCGGGTTCCAGCGCGGCACGTTCCAGGCGCGAGACTCCATCGACGACGACGCGCCGTCGCAGTACGACCGGGAGGAAGCAGCAGCCTCCCCCAATCCGCCCGCCGACCGCTCATGA
- a CDS encoding substrate-binding domain-containing protein, whose product MTTPPPPHASFRLIRGTALTLAVAGSLLLSGCSGTGGSDSGKDTAGAARTGRLKIALVTHASKGDAFWLLVQKGAEAAAAKDGVDLTYTSDPDATGQAELVRDSIKDGVDGIALTLAKPAAMKGPIKEAKASDIPVVGLNSGIDSWQSEGVLEFFGQDESVAGRAVGQKLDELKARHALCVIHERGNVALEARCAGVKKAFTGETDMLYVDGTDMDAVSAGVTDRLKQDPSIDEVVMMGADFALAAVKSVKAAGSRAKVATFDLNQDLVKAVQSGAIQFAVDQQPYLQGYLAVDSLWLYKTNGNISGGGAAPVLTGPAFVTKTNVGAVAKFAANGTR is encoded by the coding sequence ATGACGACTCCACCCCCACCTCACGCCTCCTTCCGCCTCATACGTGGCACGGCGCTCACCCTCGCCGTGGCCGGCTCCCTGCTGCTCTCCGGCTGCTCGGGGACGGGTGGTTCCGACTCCGGCAAGGACACGGCCGGTGCCGCGAGAACGGGCCGGCTCAAGATCGCGCTGGTCACCCACGCGAGCAAGGGCGACGCCTTCTGGCTGCTGGTGCAGAAGGGCGCCGAGGCCGCCGCGGCCAAGGACGGCGTCGACCTGACGTACACGAGCGACCCCGACGCCACCGGACAGGCCGAGCTGGTGCGGGACTCGATCAAGGACGGGGTCGACGGCATCGCGCTGACGCTCGCCAAGCCGGCCGCGATGAAGGGGCCCATCAAGGAGGCCAAGGCCTCGGACATTCCCGTGGTCGGCCTCAACTCCGGTATCGACTCCTGGCAGTCGGAGGGCGTCCTGGAGTTCTTCGGGCAGGACGAGAGCGTCGCGGGCCGCGCCGTCGGCCAGAAACTGGACGAGCTCAAGGCCAGGCACGCCCTGTGCGTGATCCACGAGCGGGGCAATGTCGCCCTGGAGGCGCGCTGCGCGGGCGTGAAGAAGGCGTTCACCGGCGAGACCGACATGCTCTACGTGGACGGCACCGACATGGACGCCGTGTCCGCGGGCGTCACGGACCGGCTGAAGCAGGACCCCAGCATCGACGAAGTGGTCATGATGGGCGCCGATTTCGCACTGGCCGCGGTCAAGTCCGTGAAGGCGGCGGGCAGCAGGGCCAAGGTCGCGACCTTCGACCTCAACCAGGACCTGGTCAAGGCCGTGCAGAGCGGGGCCATACAGTTCGCCGTCGATCAACAGCCTTATCTGCAGGGCTATCTGGCCGTGGACTCGTTGTGGCTCTACAAGACCAACGGCAACATCAGTGGCGGCGGGGCGGCTCCCGTGCTCACCGGCCCGGCGTTCGTGACGAAGACGAACGTCGGCGCGGTCGCGAAGTTCGCGGCCAACGGAACGCGCTGA
- a CDS encoding tellurite resistance TerB family protein has protein sequence MALWDRFKESASTMQTQLVAKKNDLKSGAFRDASMAMCALVAAADGTVDPSERQRVAQLIASNEVLQNFDATDLQRRFDENLNKLTADFAFGKVSVLQEIAKAKKKPAEARAVIQIGIVIGGADGDFDKTEQAVVREACFSLDLPPHEFDL, from the coding sequence ATGGCCCTGTGGGACCGCTTCAAGGAGTCCGCGTCGACGATGCAGACCCAGCTCGTGGCGAAGAAGAACGACCTGAAGAGCGGGGCGTTCCGCGACGCGAGCATGGCGATGTGCGCGCTCGTGGCGGCCGCCGACGGGACGGTCGACCCCTCGGAGCGGCAGCGCGTCGCGCAGCTCATCGCGAGCAACGAGGTGCTGCAGAACTTCGACGCGACGGACCTCCAGCGCCGTTTCGACGAGAACCTGAACAAGCTGACGGCCGACTTCGCCTTCGGCAAGGTCAGCGTGCTCCAGGAGATCGCCAAGGCGAAGAAGAAGCCCGCCGAGGCGCGTGCCGTGATCCAGATCGGCATCGTGATCGGCGGCGCGGACGGCGACTTCGACAAGACCGAGCAGGCCGTGGTCCGCGAGGCGTGCTTCAGCCTCGACCTGCCGCCGCACGAGTTCGACCTCTGA
- a CDS encoding metalloregulator ArsR/SmtB family transcription factor, translating into MAAAGSGFEDPSAGVLADAAAAFGLLASPARLHIVWALAQGESDVTGLAERVGGALPAVSQHLTKLKLAGLVRSRREGRRQVYFVDDPDVVDVVRLAVTRIGARADRTGLPAPRLRGL; encoded by the coding sequence GTGGCGGCAGCCGGCAGCGGCTTCGAGGATCCGTCCGCCGGCGTGCTCGCGGACGCCGCCGCGGCCTTCGGGCTGCTGGCCTCGCCCGCGCGGCTGCACATCGTGTGGGCGCTGGCCCAGGGCGAGAGCGATGTCACCGGGCTCGCGGAGCGGGTCGGCGGCGCGCTGCCCGCGGTCAGCCAGCACCTCACCAAGCTGAAGCTCGCGGGCCTGGTCCGCTCCCGCCGCGAGGGCCGCCGCCAGGTGTACTTCGTCGACGACCCCGACGTGGTCGACGTGGTCCGGCTCGCGGTCACCCGCATCGGCGCCCGCGCCGACCGGACCGGCCTGCCCGCCCCCCGACTCCGTGGCCTCTGA